The following proteins come from a genomic window of Corallococcus sp. NCRR:
- a CDS encoding SulP family inorganic anion transporter, translated as MKHTAATAAHVLGRFLPGVEQARTYERRWLRADVLSALTVGAMLIPQGLAYAQIVGVRPAAGLYAGVFAMLAYALFGPSRHLLLGPEAGAAILTATALGPMVAGGGPERLASLAALLALMVGVVSLLGGLFRAGALADFLSRPILIGYINGAALIIIGSQLARMFGLERRSNAFAGQLHEVAANVGRTHVPTLVLGLAIVAALVAMRRFLPRWPAPLVMVALTTLATWAFQLEHGGVKVVGPIAAAPPSFGLPSLRFDDVRTLLPAAFSLALVNYAGSVLTGRIYADRFGYRLNADQEFFGQAAANLLTGLTQGFPVTGSDSRTAVNASMKGRTQLVGVGAAGVVLLFSLFLTPLLSKLPLVTLGAIVIVAAVYLLEVKPVLRLWRVRPVEAVLAVVTMLGVLFLGILQGILIAVALALVDLIRRAAHPHDAVLGEREGMPGWHDVEGHADAETIPGLVVYRFDAPLFFANARFLREQVRRLVAESRHPVRWFVLDASSVFDLDITAAESLEKVRHELTDEGLVFAVAQARAPMRRMLKRSGLAARIGEDRLFPTVGAAVRAYLESRDDARTAGSGEPAASPRVH; from the coding sequence ATGAAGCACACCGCGGCCACGGCCGCTCATGTCCTGGGCCGCTTCCTCCCGGGTGTCGAGCAGGCGCGGACCTATGAGCGGCGGTGGCTGCGCGCGGACGTCCTGTCCGCGCTCACCGTGGGCGCGATGCTCATCCCCCAGGGACTGGCCTACGCGCAGATTGTCGGCGTGCGCCCCGCGGCGGGGCTGTACGCGGGCGTCTTCGCGATGCTGGCGTACGCGCTGTTCGGGCCGTCGCGCCACCTGCTGCTGGGGCCGGAGGCGGGCGCGGCCATCCTCACCGCGACGGCGCTGGGGCCGATGGTGGCGGGCGGAGGGCCGGAGCGGCTCGCGTCCCTGGCGGCGCTCCTGGCGTTGATGGTGGGCGTCGTGAGCCTCCTGGGCGGGCTGTTCCGGGCGGGGGCGCTGGCGGACTTCCTGTCGCGGCCCATCCTCATCGGCTACATCAACGGCGCGGCGCTCATCATCATCGGCAGCCAGTTGGCGCGGATGTTCGGGCTGGAGCGCAGGTCGAACGCGTTCGCGGGGCAGTTGCACGAGGTCGCGGCGAACGTGGGCCGCACGCACGTGCCCACGCTGGTGTTGGGGCTGGCCATCGTCGCGGCGCTGGTGGCCATGCGCCGCTTCCTGCCGCGCTGGCCCGCGCCGCTGGTGATGGTGGCGCTCACCACGCTGGCGACCTGGGCGTTCCAACTGGAGCACGGCGGCGTGAAGGTGGTGGGGCCCATCGCCGCGGCGCCGCCCTCCTTCGGCCTGCCCTCCCTGCGCTTCGACGACGTGCGCACGCTGCTGCCCGCGGCCTTCAGCCTCGCGCTGGTGAACTACGCCGGCTCCGTGCTCACGGGCCGCATCTACGCGGACCGCTTCGGCTACCGGCTGAACGCCGACCAGGAGTTCTTCGGCCAGGCGGCGGCCAACCTGCTCACCGGCCTCACGCAGGGCTTCCCGGTGACTGGCAGCGACTCGCGCACGGCGGTCAACGCGTCCATGAAGGGGCGCACGCAGCTCGTCGGCGTGGGCGCGGCCGGGGTGGTGCTCCTGTTCTCGCTGTTCCTCACGCCGCTCCTGTCGAAGCTGCCGCTGGTGACGCTGGGGGCCATCGTCATCGTCGCGGCGGTGTACCTGCTGGAGGTGAAGCCCGTCCTCCGGCTCTGGCGCGTGCGGCCGGTGGAGGCGGTGCTCGCGGTGGTGACGATGCTGGGCGTGCTCTTCCTGGGCATCCTCCAGGGCATCCTCATCGCGGTGGCGCTGGCGCTGGTGGACCTCATCCGCCGCGCGGCGCACCCGCACGACGCCGTGCTGGGCGAGCGCGAGGGCATGCCCGGCTGGCACGACGTGGAGGGCCACGCGGACGCGGAGACGATTCCCGGCCTCGTCGTCTACCGCTTCGACGCGCCCCTCTTCTTCGCCAACGCCCGCTTCCTGCGCGAACAGGTGCGCCGGCTGGTGGCCGAGTCGCGCCACCCGGTGCGGTGGTTCGTGCTGGACGCGTCCTCCGTGTTCGACCTGGACATCACCGCCGCCGAGAGCCTGGAGAAGGTGCGCCACGAGCTCACGGACGAAGGCCTCGTCTTCGCCGTGGCCCAGGCGCGCGCGCCCATGCGCCGGATGCTGAAGCGCTCGGGGCTGGCCGCGCGGATTGGCGAGGACCGGCTCTTTCCCACCGTGGGCGCGGCCGTACGCGCCTACCTCGAATCGCGAGACGACGCGCGGACCGCCGGGAGCGGCGAGCCCGCCGCCTCACCACGGGTGCACTGA
- a CDS encoding HAD family hydrolase — MRRRTGMGPACLPWALALWLAIPLQALAADPLPSWNDGPVKQSIIDFVTRATTEGSPGYIPPEERIATFDNDGTLWQEQPVVQGAFLLEQVKAAVKQDASLAKRQPFKAVLEGDVALLSSMDEPQLMELFAATYKGKTQDEFAREARAFFQTARHPKLGVPYTQLAYAPMLELLQYLRANGFQTWISSGGGTDFMRVVSEDTYGIPPQQVIGSDLQEKFDDGNGHPVLRREARLDHLNDKAGKPVGIERRIGRRPVFAAGNVRSGGDIQMLQYTKEQPRPGFALLIHHDDAEREFAYQEKNDASLKAAREGGWTVVSMRDDWKRIFPAEVR, encoded by the coding sequence GTGAGGCGACGCACAGGGATGGGCCCGGCCTGCCTGCCGTGGGCGCTGGCGCTGTGGCTCGCCATCCCCCTCCAGGCGCTGGCGGCGGATCCGCTGCCGTCCTGGAATGACGGCCCGGTGAAGCAGTCCATCATCGACTTCGTCACCCGCGCCACCACCGAGGGCAGCCCTGGCTACATCCCCCCGGAGGAGCGCATCGCCACCTTCGACAACGACGGCACGCTCTGGCAGGAGCAGCCCGTCGTCCAGGGCGCCTTCCTGCTGGAGCAGGTCAAGGCGGCCGTGAAGCAGGACGCGTCGCTCGCGAAGCGGCAGCCCTTCAAGGCCGTGCTGGAAGGGGACGTGGCCCTGCTGTCCTCCATGGACGAGCCCCAGTTGATGGAGCTGTTCGCCGCCACCTACAAAGGCAAGACGCAGGACGAGTTCGCCCGCGAGGCCCGCGCCTTCTTCCAGACCGCGCGCCACCCGAAGCTCGGCGTGCCCTACACGCAGCTCGCCTACGCACCCATGCTGGAGCTGCTCCAGTACCTGCGCGCCAACGGCTTCCAGACGTGGATCTCCTCGGGCGGTGGCACGGACTTCATGCGCGTCGTCTCCGAGGACACCTACGGCATCCCGCCCCAGCAGGTCATCGGCAGCGACCTCCAGGAGAAGTTCGACGACGGCAACGGCCACCCGGTGCTGCGGCGCGAGGCCCGCCTGGACCACCTCAACGACAAGGCCGGCAAGCCGGTGGGAATCGAGCGGCGCATCGGGCGGCGGCCGGTGTTCGCCGCGGGCAACGTCCGCTCGGGCGGTGACATCCAGATGCTCCAGTACACGAAGGAGCAGCCGCGCCCCGGCTTCGCGTTGCTCATCCACCACGACGACGCGGAGCGTGAGTTCGCCTACCAGGAGAAGAACGACGCGTCCCTGAAGGCCGCGCGCGAGGGCGGCTGGACCGTGGTCAGCATGCGCGACGACTGGAAGCGCATCTTCCCGGCGGAGGTTCGGTGA
- a CDS encoding DUF2254 domain-containing protein: MLGALLGALLGILTVKQTLPVAGVLAGVAWRATATEARSMLSTVLGIALTSLSIVLSLSMLVVQNAAGQYSPRLLRLYLNSAGIRVVIPVFVATSVFCLAATHAFGFVSGLERAPRPALALAMLLLIVCEGALIFQVLQTLQLMRVENLVRRVRQDTLGAARTLERFRAADLDAAVPVRARGDSPGTVWPLRARADGFIASVDAGALLEVATAHQLTVHLERAVGEPVIHGEQMGWMELEARASAGHESSESRVCRAIHLDRWRDADRDLALGVRQLVDVAIKALSPGINDPYTAVEAVDQLTFLLCGLSRMRLGPRVLADAAGTPRVFLHGPTLRDYLALATDQILRYGAAEPAVVLRLLRLAASVAQRAREDEDRRAARERLHAILAISERSIPEPSLPRHYAEALEQALDGGPWPPLPAIGF, translated from the coding sequence GTGCTGGGAGCCCTGCTGGGAGCCCTGCTGGGCATCCTCACCGTGAAGCAAACGCTCCCGGTGGCGGGGGTGCTGGCAGGCGTGGCCTGGCGGGCCACGGCCACCGAGGCGCGGAGCATGCTCTCCACGGTGCTGGGCATCGCCCTCACCTCGTTGAGCATCGTGCTGTCCCTGTCCATGCTCGTGGTGCAGAACGCCGCGGGGCAGTACTCGCCGCGCCTCTTGCGGCTGTATCTCAACAGCGCGGGCATCCGCGTGGTCATCCCGGTGTTCGTCGCCACGAGCGTGTTCTGCCTGGCGGCGACGCACGCGTTCGGCTTCGTCTCGGGGCTCGAGCGCGCGCCCCGCCCGGCGCTCGCGCTGGCCATGCTGCTGCTCATCGTCTGCGAGGGCGCGCTCATCTTCCAGGTGCTCCAGACGCTCCAGCTCATGCGCGTGGAGAACCTGGTCCGGCGGGTGCGACAGGACACGCTGGGCGCGGCCCGGACGCTCGAGCGGTTCCGGGCAGCGGACCTCGACGCGGCGGTCCCGGTCCGCGCCCGCGGGGACTCCCCGGGGACGGTCTGGCCGCTTCGCGCCCGGGCGGACGGCTTCATCGCCTCCGTCGACGCGGGGGCCCTCCTGGAGGTGGCGACGGCGCATCAGCTCACCGTCCACCTGGAGCGAGCCGTGGGGGAGCCGGTGATTCACGGCGAGCAGATGGGCTGGATGGAGCTGGAGGCGCGTGCTTCCGCGGGGCACGAGTCCAGCGAGTCGCGCGTGTGCCGCGCCATCCACCTGGACCGCTGGCGGGACGCGGACCGGGACCTCGCGCTGGGGGTGCGTCAGCTGGTGGATGTGGCCATCAAGGCGCTCTCGCCGGGGATCAATGATCCGTACACCGCGGTGGAGGCGGTGGACCAGCTGACGTTCCTCTTGTGCGGGCTCAGCCGGATGCGCCTGGGGCCCCGCGTGCTGGCGGATGCCGCGGGAACGCCTCGCGTGTTCCTGCACGGCCCCACGCTGCGGGACTACCTGGCGCTGGCCACGGATCAGATCCTCCGCTACGGCGCCGCCGAGCCCGCGGTGGTGCTCCGGCTCCTGCGGCTGGCGGCCTCCGTGGCCCAGCGCGCACGGGAGGACGAAGACCGGCGCGCGGCGCGGGAGCGGCTCCACGCCATCCTGGCCATTTCGGAGCGGAGCATCCCGGAGCCGTCACTCCCACGCCACTACGCGGAAGCGCTGGAGCAGGCCCTGGACGGAGGGCCGTGGCCGCCACTCCCGGCGATTGGCTTCTGA
- a CDS encoding bile acid:sodium symporter — protein sequence MDALHALIKLMISTFIIALGLSQGLSWHLANLGQGVRQPAFARGLGVCLIGVPLLSLVVVKVLPVPPVAAGVIALMAFCPGLPMALNVVSQQKGNLSLTLALSITLSLVAVVLMPLSLNLLERLFPVAIQAPPYGVLLGRVILPFLVPFALGIGLQKVAPVWAHRLRKPVKLYFNVALGVAALALIAASFPLLKRLHPWAFVAMVVVTLGAAALGHVAGRPRPGDRTALAISAVFGNPAFAFCLGGSTYPMKSLLGVMGLYLLIRTVALVPYLLWNQRHQASERGGGPSLPSGRRTSTGT from the coding sequence ATGGACGCCTTGCATGCCCTCATCAAGCTGATGATTTCGACCTTCATCATCGCGCTCGGGCTGTCGCAGGGCCTGTCGTGGCACCTGGCGAACCTGGGCCAGGGCGTGCGGCAGCCGGCGTTCGCGCGAGGGCTGGGCGTATGTCTCATCGGCGTGCCCTTGCTGTCCCTCGTCGTGGTGAAGGTGCTGCCGGTGCCGCCTGTCGCGGCGGGCGTCATCGCGCTGATGGCGTTCTGCCCCGGGCTGCCCATGGCGCTCAACGTCGTGTCCCAGCAGAAGGGCAACCTGTCGCTGACCCTGGCGCTGTCCATCACCCTGTCGCTCGTCGCCGTCGTGCTGATGCCGCTGTCCCTGAACCTGCTGGAGCGGCTGTTCCCCGTGGCCATCCAGGCGCCGCCGTACGGCGTGCTCCTGGGCAGGGTCATCCTCCCGTTCCTCGTGCCCTTCGCGCTCGGCATCGGCCTCCAGAAGGTGGCGCCCGTCTGGGCGCACCGGCTGCGCAAGCCGGTGAAGCTCTACTTCAACGTCGCCCTGGGCGTGGCCGCGCTGGCGTTGATCGCCGCCAGCTTCCCGCTGTTGAAGCGCCTCCACCCCTGGGCGTTCGTCGCCATGGTGGTGGTGACGCTGGGGGCCGCGGCCCTGGGACACGTGGCCGGCCGGCCCCGGCCCGGGGACCGCACGGCGCTGGCCATCTCCGCGGTCTTCGGCAACCCCGCCTTCGCCTTCTGCCTGGGTGGCAGCACCTATCCCATGAAGAGCCTGCTGGGTGTCATGGGGTTGTACCTCCTCATCCGCACCGTGGCCCTGGTGCCGTACCTGCTCTGGAACCAGCGCCACCAGGCGTCCGAGCGCGGCGGCGGGCCGTCACTGCCATCCGGCAGGCGGACCTCCACGGGCACGTGA
- a CDS encoding DUF2019 domain-containing protein yields MVMELKELVEQFAHHVAAQGDCIREGDSRKGNKHARKYGAALDALLAQGDAGREALSTLLKHPRADVRGMAASFLLRYRTEESKAVLEAIAAEGGLAAIGATLNLQRWAEGTWELDPE; encoded by the coding sequence ATGGTGATGGAGTTGAAGGAACTCGTTGAACAGTTCGCGCACCATGTCGCCGCGCAGGGCGACTGCATCCGGGAGGGTGACTCCAGGAAGGGCAACAAGCATGCTCGGAAGTACGGAGCTGCCTTGGACGCGCTGCTCGCGCAGGGCGATGCCGGCCGGGAGGCGCTCTCCACCTTGCTGAAGCATCCCCGCGCGGACGTGCGAGGCATGGCGGCATCATTCCTCCTGCGATATCGCACGGAGGAGTCGAAGGCGGTGTTGGAGGCCATCGCGGCGGAAGGAGGCCTGGCGGCCATTGGCGCCACCTTGAACCTTCAACGCTGGGCCGAAGGCACCTGGGAGCTCGACCCGGAGTGA
- a CDS encoding threonine/serine ThrE exporter family protein has translation MTPKHDDTVDEAAATVFLLDLAKALHLAYQPAPLVEERVRRAAKAWGWDVEVFTLQSLAMTEVASPRRPHVTFARLPFNPHWNLGRAAALLRLADAIADGRVRLPEARAELERILASAAPYPKWLVFVAYGVYGAAVAARVGGAWWEMLAAFFVGLLAGFIHFGTLKSHRVDLQKSFLAAFLGSLVALGLTLLLPPFNAVRALFGGVVLLVPAMVVTLGSLELAMESVEAGLPRLMYGLLRFLMLGVGIAAAGTLWRFAWLLPPHVESHALPPLLTFLLMAVGGVALSVCMSGRPRDAVWIVGGVLLAYGTQVVAKLLLGDRGSPLLAAFVLGVAGLLYGRGRGRMSMTVILPGMLQLAPGFIGTEAIVALLGSGTAGAEDARLFNVMLVALQLVLGLVFATVVVPPRIPVDGGASASPPASG, from the coding sequence ATGACGCCGAAGCACGACGACACGGTGGACGAGGCCGCGGCCACCGTCTTCCTGCTGGACCTGGCGAAGGCGTTGCACCTGGCCTACCAGCCGGCGCCGCTGGTGGAGGAGCGCGTGCGCCGGGCCGCGAAGGCGTGGGGATGGGACGTGGAGGTCTTCACGCTCCAGAGCCTGGCGATGACGGAGGTGGCGTCACCGCGGCGCCCGCACGTGACCTTCGCGAGGCTGCCCTTCAATCCGCACTGGAACCTGGGCCGGGCCGCCGCGCTCCTGCGGCTGGCGGACGCCATCGCCGACGGGCGCGTGCGGCTGCCCGAGGCCCGCGCGGAGCTGGAGCGCATCCTGGCCTCCGCCGCGCCGTATCCCAAGTGGCTCGTGTTCGTGGCCTACGGCGTCTACGGCGCGGCGGTGGCGGCGCGGGTGGGCGGGGCGTGGTGGGAGATGCTCGCGGCCTTCTTCGTGGGCCTCCTCGCGGGCTTCATCCACTTCGGCACGCTGAAGTCGCATCGGGTGGACCTGCAGAAGAGCTTCCTCGCCGCGTTCCTGGGGTCGCTGGTGGCGCTCGGGCTCACGCTCCTCCTGCCGCCCTTCAACGCCGTGCGGGCGCTGTTCGGCGGGGTGGTGCTGCTGGTGCCCGCGATGGTGGTGACGCTGGGCTCGCTGGAGCTGGCCATGGAGTCGGTGGAGGCGGGCCTGCCCCGGCTCATGTACGGCCTCTTGCGCTTCCTGATGCTGGGCGTGGGCATCGCGGCGGCGGGGACGTTGTGGCGCTTCGCCTGGCTGCTGCCACCGCACGTCGAGTCGCACGCGCTGCCGCCGCTCCTGACGTTCCTGCTGATGGCGGTGGGCGGCGTGGCGCTGTCGGTGTGCATGTCGGGGCGGCCGCGCGACGCGGTGTGGATTGTCGGCGGCGTGCTGCTCGCCTACGGGACGCAAGTGGTGGCGAAGCTGCTGCTCGGGGACCGGGGCAGCCCGCTGCTGGCGGCGTTCGTGCTGGGCGTGGCGGGGCTGCTCTACGGGCGCGGGAGGGGCCGGATGTCCATGACGGTCATCCTGCCGGGGATGTTGCAGCTGGCGCCGGGCTTCATCGGCACGGAGGCCATCGTCGCGCTGCTCGGCTCGGGCACCGCGGGCGCGGAGGACGCCCGGCTGTTCAACGTGATGCTGGTGGCGCTCCAGCTGGTGCTGGGGCTGGTGTTCGCGACGGTGGTGGTGCCGCCTCGCATCCCCGTGGACGGCGGCGCTTCCGCGTCCCCACCCGCCAGCGGGTGA